One window from the genome of Macaca fascicularis isolate 582-1 chromosome 7, T2T-MFA8v1.1 encodes:
- the LOC102135192 gene encoding olfactory receptor 4K14-like, with translation MDNRNQSVISEFVLLGLCHSWNIQVILLIIFFMLYLIIVSGNIVIMILIISDSHLHSPMYFLLANLSFVDMWLSSITTPKMITDFLRVEKTISFGGCMSQIIFVHFVGGGEMVLLVIMAYDRYVAICKPLHYSTIMSLQRCIGLVLTSWTIGFVHAMSQMVMIVQLPFCGPREIDSFFCDIPLVIKLACVDSSNLEMLMNGDSGILAMTCFILLLTSYSYILLTVHRGSKTGAFKALSTCTAHITVVVLFFGPCIFIYVWPLSITWVDKFLAVFYSVITPLLNPAIYTLRNKEMKNAMKRFRSYYIDSKVNI, from the coding sequence ATGGATAATAGAAATCAGTCTGTAATTTCAGAATTTGTGCTTCTGGGACTTTGCCATTCATGGAATATTCAGGTTATactcttaataatattttttatgctTTACCTGATCATTGTATCTGGAAATATTGTCATTATGATCTTAATCATCAGTGATTCCCATCTCCATTCACCAATGTACTTCTTATTGGCCAACCTGTCCTTTGTTGATATGTGGCTTTCCTCCATCACCACTCCTAAGATGATTACAGACTTTCTCAGGGTGGAAAAGACCATTTCCTTTGGAGGCTGCATGTCCCAGATcatttttgtgcattttgttgGAGGAGGTGAGATGGTGCTACTGGTGATAATGGCCTATGATCGCTATGTGGCAATCTGCAAACCACTCCACTACTCCACCATTATGAGCCTGCAAAGATGTATTGGACTGGTGTTGACTTCCTGGACTATTGGCTTTGTGCATGCCATGAGTCAAATGGTTATGATTGTTCAGCTGCCATTCTGTGGCCCCAGGGAAATAGACAGCTTCTTCTGTGATATACCACTGGTAATCAAACTAGCCTGTGTGGATTCCTCTAACTTGGAAATGTTAATGAATGGTGACAGTGGAATTCTGGCCATGACTTGCTTTATTCTCTTGCTGACCTCCTACTCATATATTCTTCTCACTGTCCATCGAGGCTCTAAAACTGGGGCTTTTAAGGCACTCTCTACCTGCACTGCCCACATCACAGTGGTGGTGCTTTTCTTTGGGCCCTGCATCTTCATCTATGTGTGGCCACTCAGCATCACCTGGGTGGACAAATTTCTTGCTGTGTTCTACTCTGTTATTACCCCTCTCCTAAATCCAGCCATTTATACcctgagaaataaagagatgaaaaatgcTATGAAGAGGTTTAGAAGCTATTACATAGATTCCAAGGTAAATATTTAA